AATTAACGGCTATCCTGCCTGCAATCAGGGAACTCAACATTGCAGCCAGATAAGAAGCTGAGATTGCCAGCCCAAGTTCGGGTTTTGTCAGGAAGCCAGCGCTGTAATCAGCATAATTTGCAGTTATCAAGCCTGTAGCTCCATAAAGAAGTATTGTAATTCCCAGGATTTTCCCTAAATCGGTTTTAAGCAGGCTTTCTATAGTTTTTTCCAGGCAGCTTCTTATCTCGTGGAGTAATGGGAGATCCTGCTGATTTCTTGTAGGATTTCTATTTTCAGGCAGTGTAAACTTCTTCCCTATTCTATTCGGAACAAGTTGTTCTCCAGCTTCTGATATGAGGAGGATACAGAAAAGGAATGCGAGGAAGGTGAAGCTAATTATTGCAGTTTTAATTCCAAAACCGGCAAGCAATCCTGAGAATAAGACGCCTGCAGCCAGCCCGGCGTTTAGTAAGAAATTAAATTCTCCAAGGCTTTGCTGGCTGTCTTCCCATTCTGCAATTATAGAGAAAGCTGCAGGGAAAAAAGCCCCACATCCTACTCCCTCTAAGAATCTTGAGATCCCAAGAATCCACAGGTTGTCTGAGAATGCGATAAAGGATCCCGTAAAAGCAGTCAGCAGCATTCCGAATCTTAACATCTTCAGGTTTCCTATGCGATCTGCCAGGATTCCAAGAGGTACAAGGGTAAGCAGAGCTCCCATAAAATATCCTGAAAATATAAGGGTTGATATTGCAGAACTTCCGCTATTTCCGGCAAGTTCCGGTAGAACAGGGATTACTGCATTTGAAAGACCCTGGAGTGCGAAAACTGAAGAATAGAGTGTTGGTTTTCTGAAGTTCATAGGCATTTTGATTTCCTGCTGAGAGTATCTCATTCCCTGAGTATAAGGGTGCCTGCCAGGATACATCCATTTGCGATAAATAGTTTCTCAAAACTCATAACATCTGTAAAAAGCCCTGCAATAATCGGGGCAAGAGAGAGCCCTGCATAAATAGTTGTGTTAAAAAGCCCCATTGCAAGACCCCTGTCAGCATTCATTCTGGCGACAGCCAGTGCAAAACCTACAGTTGCGACCCCAGCTCCTCCTCCAAGGCTTGAGAATCCAAACAGAGGATATTTTATTGCAAAAAGAACCCCAAGCGCGGAAAATCCCATCCCGATTCGAATTAAGGTTTTTTCATTTACTTTAAAATGCCCTCCAATCAGGGAGGCAACCATTGTACAGACATAAAGGCTGGAAATTGAGATCCCAAGCTGGGCTTTTGTTATAGTGCCGAAGCTATAATCTGGATAGTAAGCTACAAGCACTCCAATGGCTCCGTTAAGCAGGAAGGAACTGAGCCAGAGACCTGAGTTCCCACGATTCAGGAGCTCCTTAATTTCCCTATAAGGCTTTCTGAAAAGGTCAGAATTTTCTGGAACCTTAAATATATCCTCTTTCCCTTTGCTCTCAGGGTCAACCAGCCCTCTGTATTTGGAAATCAGATAAATGGTCAAAAGGAAAGCGATGATTGTAAAGATAACAATTGCTCCTTTAAGGTATGTATCTGCCAGCATCCCTGAGAGAAAGGCTCCTGCTGCCAGGCCGCCATTAAAAAGGAAAACAAACTCCCCTATATAGCGCCCCGGATTCCTGAGTTTTGATAACATTGTAAAGGCGGCAGGTAAAAAGGCTCCACAGGCAAAACCTTCTATCAATCTTGCAATCAAAAGGATCCATAGGTTTTCGGAGAGCAGAATAATCAATCCTGAGATAGCCGTCAAAATGATGCCCAGTCCTATGAACTTTAAATTTCCGAACTTGTCCGCGAGAATCCCAGATGGAAGCATTGTTCCTAGGGCTCCGAGGAAATAAGCTGAAAAGAGCATGCTTGAGG
The Methanosarcina thermophila TM-1 genome window above contains:
- a CDS encoding MFS transporter; protein product: MPMNFRKPTLYSSVFALQGLSNAVIPVLPELAGNSGSSAISTLIFSGYFMGALLTLVPLGILADRIGNLKMLRFGMLLTAFTGSFIAFSDNLWILGISRFLEGVGCGAFFPAAFSIIAEWEDSQQSLGEFNFLLNAGLAAGVLFSGLLAGFGIKTAIISFTFLAFLFCILLISEAGEQLVPNRIGKKFTLPENRNPTRNQQDLPLLHEIRSCLEKTIESLLKTDLGKILGITILLYGATGLITANYADYSAGFLTKPELGLAISASYLAAMLSSLIAGRIAVNSKNIVKAGIVLASAGIFLSVKLPLLAFFLMGTGGGTAVVGLIMAVSRISSSGFAMGIFNTGIYAGLGLGPIFGSFFLEPFGYETVFLGSAFVLLATLFVELE
- a CDS encoding MFS transporter: MNFHRLFLIYGAAFTIMGLSNAVIPILPELADLSNLYSGGLASSMLFSAYFLGALGTMLPSGILADKFGNLKFIGLGIILTAISGLIILLSENLWILLIARLIEGFACGAFLPAAFTMLSKLRNPGRYIGEFVFLFNGGLAAGAFLSGMLADTYLKGAIVIFTIIAFLLTIYLISKYRGLVDPESKGKEDIFKVPENSDLFRKPYREIKELLNRGNSGLWLSSFLLNGAIGVLVAYYPDYSFGTITKAQLGISISSLYVCTMVASLIGGHFKVNEKTLIRIGMGFSALGVLFAIKYPLFGFSSLGGGAGVATVGFALAVARMNADRGLAMGLFNTTIYAGLSLAPIIAGLFTDVMSFEKLFIANGCILAGTLILRE